The Sulfurimonas sp. genome includes the window CATGTTTATACACATAGCGTATCTGAATTTAAGGGAGAAAAATTTCACTTTTGTTCAGATAATTGTAAGCATATATTTGAAGATGAACCAGAAAAATATTCACAGTCGTGGTTACCACCACATCAAATTTTCCAAGGAAATTGTGGAGGTAAAGATCTAGTTCCAGATATTTTAAATTGGTGGAAGATTGATCATACAGTTGATAATATGGATTATGCAGGTTCGCAAGATGAGGCAACTTGGAATAACTTAAAGAATATAGGATAAGGATAAGATATGTCAGTATATACATCAAATGGGCAAATATACCCAACAATAATGAAAGATAGTTTAGATAAATTTCACGGTAATCAAGTGGTTTATATCTATTGGTATGGACATGTAATGATTAGTTCTCCAAGAGCATTTCCATTACCTCCGGAGATGCCTTTTGGAGCATTGGTATCAGATCTTTTACCGCTTACATATTCTGTTGAGCCTGATTTTGCAAAGCTAAACTTTGAAACTACGGAAG containing:
- a CDS encoding phenol hydroxylase subunit P4, producing the protein MSVYTSNGQIYPTIMKDSLDKFHGNQVVYIYWYGHVMISSPRAFPLPPEMPFGALVSDLLPLTYSVEPDFAKLNFETTEVVWTIDGKVVIPDFSKSLAENGVGHKSFIEFKTPTLTGKLGG